In the genome of Brachypodium distachyon strain Bd21 chromosome 3, Brachypodium_distachyon_v3.0, whole genome shotgun sequence, the window GTTAGTATATATGCATTGGATTCTTTCTTCTACAAGctaccagctagctagctagctagagcctAGAGTGATTATGTCAGTTCATTCCTCGTGCTTAGCTACCTGACTGTTTGTTTGCTAGCTACTAGCATATCAGTTATATAATTTACTTAATTCAGTTCCACGTTGGAAATGAAAAGGAAATGTAGATCAAGCTGTACATAAATATTTGTTAATTTTAtcatctttgtttttttgtccGGAAGCATGTATGAATGCAGCATGTTCTGTTTGGAAACCGCAAGGATTTGACGGGAAATGTGCACTGATTTAATTGTATTTACCATAGGAAACAGAGAAAATTATTCTCTGTGTTACAGACGGATCTTATTAAATGTGTTTATGTTATGCCTTCAAATTTCCATTTTTGTGTGGGTGTGATTTTGTCGGTTGGAAgatctatttttattttattttattttggttctGTGTGCTGTGAAGTGTGAGCTGCACACATCAAGAATCCTCGTCTTGATCTGAGATCCCAGCTGGTTGGTAGAAATTCCTACATCAATAAATTGAGTCACTTGTCACTGGATCGAGAATCAAACATTCAGGCAAACGTCTGATGTCTTGTTGAGGAGATTGAAGAGGAACAAGAGAGAAGTGTGAAGAAAAATCTGCATATATTAATTCCTCCTCCATACATTTCATGCAGAGTGGAGTCATGAGTAGTTAGTTACTTGCACGGAATCGGTCATGCATATTTGGTTCATTGCACTTGGAGATTATTATACTCATCGACCAAGTACAGCTTTCTCATTAAGATGTGCACTAATATGTTAACTCAGATATAGGCACCTTTACGTTGCATATAACCCACTAGAtttgctaattaattaaacaatGGAAATTTGATATATACAGCACTGCAGAATACACTTTAGGAGTGTGATCTTGATTGGGAGATGTAGCATATATTTCATTTCAAATCTCGGAACATGCATGGTGGACTGTCATACAtacaaatccaaataaaaaaaatcaatcaatcaactAACTAACTAATATGCAACATTCACTACAGATTAATACAGCAAAAACTTATATACTAGTGCTGCTCGAGACCATCaaccaaggaaaaaaaaacaaatcaactAGTGGTAGGATACGGATGCACggaatccatccatccatcagaagaagaaaaccagaaaaaaattcagaaccAGACGCGGCAGTCGGTGGGCTGGAACTCGGTGGAGGCGGCCCCAGTGGTGAGATTCCGCCGCTGGATCAGTAGCGGGCAATCGATCCTGGGCCTCGGCCCAGGCACCGTAAAGGCCCAAACCTTGAGGCTCAtcttggccctgaccttgacATCCAGAGAAAACCTGGCATGATCGATGGCCTCCTTccggaacgccgccgccgccactccccCCTCAAGCGGGTGCTGCCCGACGAACTGCGCCATGACCTCCGTCCTCTCGCCGGTGTCCTGGAAGAACTCGGGGAGCGCGGCGTGGCCGAAGGGCTGGCCCTGGTAGTAGGCGTCGGCCTGGACGGCGGCGTAGCGGATGGCGATCCGGGTGTTTGGGTTGCggagggcgacggcgacggtgaGGTTGTAGCGGAGGATCCAGGTGCGCGGGGTCAGGGTGAAGTTCGCGAggtcggcggaggcggcggtggcgtggACGAGGTGCGGGCGGAAGAGGAGGTAGAGGGtgaggaagacgaggccggCGACGATGAGGACGCAGGCCACCACGGAGAGGATGCAGCTGAGGAGCCCGCAGAAGATGCAGCGGCACGGGCAGCACAGCACCGAGGTCACCCCGCTCGCCATCGACTTGC includes:
- the LOC100823790 gene encoding NDR1/HIN1-like protein 2, whose protein sequence is MGSKSMASGVTSVLCCPCRCIFCGLLSCILSVVACVLIVAGLVFLTLYLLFRPHLVHATAASADLANFTLTPRTWILRYNLTVAVALRNPNTRIAIRYAAVQADAYYQGQPFGHAALPEFFQDTGERTEVMAQFVGQHPLEGGVAAAAFRKEAIDHARFSLDVKVRAKMSLKVWAFTVPGPRPRIDCPLLIQRRNLTTGAASTEFQPTDCRVWF